The DNA segment ACTGCCACCGATGCCGCATCCCACATCCAGCACCCGGCTGCCGGCGGGGAGTTGGTCCAGACCGCTCCATCGCACCAGCTCGTGGACGAAGGCTTCCTTGGCTTCGCGGAAGTCGCAGGAGCCGGGCGGGGTCCCGTAATGGCCGAGATGGACATGCTCTCCCCAGAGCTGCTCCAGCAAGCGGTCTTCCGTCCAGGCGTCGTAGGCGGAGGCGACACTCTCCGATGATTCGTAGCGCCGGTCGCGGCGAAGCCACAGCGCAACTCCGGTTGCTCCAACGGCGCCGGCTACCACTAACAGAGATCCCAACATCACTTCAGATCCATCAACACAGTGCGGGCCGCCAGTTGGCGTCGGGTGTGGTCCAACATTTCAAATTGCTGACTCAACCGTTCGTGGGTGTCGGTTAGTTCCAGAAGACTCTGTTGCTCCGAAGCAGCCTGATCCAGATGGGCGCTGATCCAGAAGGAGAGTTCCCGCGGTAGATCAGGCAGATCGTCAGGCAGTTCCACCTCTCGGTTCTGCAGTTTGCTGGTCAGCTGAACGACGTCGCTCAAGGCTTCGCTCACCTTGTCCCGCAGGCTGTTGAGCTGGTCGGTGTCGGCCACGGGCTCATCCTCCAGCCAGCTCACCATCCCTGTTCGGTAGGGCGTTTCCCGCGTGATGTTGAGCAGCCGGAACCGCTGTTGGCCCAGCGAAACGATGTAGCTGCGACCGTCTTCGGTTGTTTGGTGCTGAAGCACCTCAGCGCAGCAACCGATTTCGGCCATTTCGCCGTTCTCGGGGTTGATGCGAACGATGCCGAATCGTTTGTCGGTCTCCAGAACCGTCTGGAGAAGCATCCGATAACGCGATTCAAAAATGTGCAGCGGCAGGAGCTGCTGCGGGAACAACACGACGTCCGGCAGGGGGAACAGGGGAAGCTCCCTCACAGAAAAATCGGACACGAACGCCGTGTTGTAGGCAACTGAATCCTAGGAAAATGAAGTTCTGATCGAACGGATCAGAGCTTCACTTCGATGTCCACACCACTGGGGAGATCAAGCTTCATCAGCGCATCGATGGTTTTGGCCGAGGGGCTGTAGATGTCGATGATCCGACGGTGGGTGCGGGTCTCGAAGTGCTCGCGGGAGTCCTTGTCCACGTGGGGAGAGCGCAGAACGCAGTAGATCTTGCGTTTCGTGGGCAGGGGGATTGGACCGATCGCGGTTGCAGCGGTGTTATCGGCCGTTTCAATGATTTTCTCGCAAGAGAGATCGAGCATGCGGCGGTCGAACGCCTTCAGGCGGATGCGGATCTTCTGCTGAGCGATGGCAGTGGACATAGGAAGGGAGCGAAAAAGCTTCGAGGTCGAAGCAGGACTTCAGTTGTCGAGGTTCTGAGAAATGTAGGAGATGGGGGGCTGAGCCCCTCCATCTCCTGACGTGTGGTTCAGCTTGCGCTGATCACTCGATGATCTTGGAGACCACGCCAGCACCGATGGTGCGGCCGCCTTCGCGGATGGCGAAGCGCATGCCTTGCTCGATGGCGACGGGGCAGATCAGCTCACCGGTCATCTGGATGTTGTCACCAGGCATCACCATTTCCACGTTGGAACCGTCTTCCGCGGTGAAGGCAGTGATTTGGCCGGTCACGTCCGTTGTACGGATGTAGAACTGCGGGCGATAGCCAGCGAAGAAGGGAGTATGGCGGCCGCCTTCTTCCTTCTTGAGCACATACACCTGACCCTCGAATTTGGTGTGAGGGGTGATGGAACCGGGCTTCACGAGCACCATGCCGCGCTCGATGTCTTCCTTTTGGATGCCGCGCAGCAGCAGACCAACGTTGTCGCCAGCCATGCCCTCATCGAGGAGCTTGCGGAACATTTCCACACCGGTGACGGTGGTCTTGCGGGTGTCCTTGATGCCGACGATTTCGATTTCTTCGCCGACCTTGACGATGCCACGCTCGATACGGCCTGTGGCCACGGTGCCGCGACCGGTGATGGAGAAGACGTCTTCCACAGCCATCAGGAAGGGCTTGTCCACTTCCCGCTCAGGCTCAGGAATGCTGGAGTCAACAGCCGCCATCAGTTCCTCGATCTTGGCTTCCCACTCAGCCTCGCCCTCGATGGCCTTCAGGCCGGAGACCTGAACCACGGGGATGTCGTCACCGGGGAAGTCGTAGCTGGAGAGCAGTTCGCGGATCTCCATCTCCACCAGTTCGATGATCTCTTCGTCATCGACCATGTCGCACTTGTTCAGTGCAACCACCAGAGCGGGAACGCCCACCTGCTTGGCCAGCAGGATGTGCTCCTTGGTCTGGGCCATCGGGCCGTCGGTGGCGGCACACACCAGGATGGCGCCGTCCATCTGAGCGGCACCGGTGATCATGTTCTTCACATAGTCCGCGTGGCCAGGGCAGTCCACGTGGGCGTAGTGACGGGTCTCGGTCTCGTACTCAACGTGAGCGGTGTTGATGGTGATGCCGCGCTCACGCTCTTCAGGGGCGCCGTCGATGTCGGCGTAGTTCTGAACTTCAGCCTGACCCTTCTTGGCGAGCACGTTGGTGATCGCAGCGGTAAGGGTGGTCTTGCCGTGGTCAACGTGGCCGATGGTGCCGATGTTGACGTGGGGCTTGTTCCTTTCGAACTTCTCGCGTGCCATGGGTGTTTAAAGAATCGAGGGTTGGATTTGGAGGAGTTTAGAGATCAGGAATTGCCCTGATTCTTGGAAATGATGGCCTCGGCCACATTGCGAGGAACTTCGGCGTAGTTGTCGAATTCCATCGAGAAAATGCCCCGGCCCTGGGTCATGGAGCGGAGCTCGGTGGCGTAACCGAACATCTCGGCAAGGGGCACCTTGGCCGAGATTTTGGACGTGCCGTCTTCGACGGACTGGCCCTCAACCTGGCCTCGACGGGAGGACAGGTCGCCGATGATCGAACCGAGGAAGTCCTCGGGAGCTTCGACCTCGACCTTCATCATCGGCTCAAGCAGCACAGGGTTGCACTTCTTGACGCCGTCCTTGAAGGCCATGGATCCGGCGATCTTGAACGCCATCTCCGAGGAGTCGACGTCGTGATATGAGCCATGCACCAAGGTGCATCTCACATCGATGAGGGGGTATCCTGCGATCACACCGGATTCGCAGGTCTCCTTCATGCCCTGCTCGGCGGGCTTGATGTATTCCTTCGGAACGACACCGCCCACGATCTTGTTGACGAATTCGAAGCCGGAGCCGGGCTCACCCGGTTCCATCTCGATGACAACGTGGCCGTACTGGCCTTTACCGCCGGTCTGACGGGAGAACTTGCCCTCGCCACCTGCAGAACCACGGATGGTTTCGCGGTAGGACACCTGAGGTGCGCCGATGTTGGCTTCCACCTTGAACTCACGCAGCATGCGGTCCACCAGGATTTCCAGGTGGAGTTCGCCCATGCCGGCGATCACGGTCTGGCCGGTCTCAGAATCGGTGTTGACGCGGAAGGTGGGGTCCTCTTCAGCCAGAGCAACCAGGGCCTTGGAGAGCTTCTCCATGTCGCCCTTGGTCTTCGGCTCAACAGCCACGGAGATCACCGGTTCGGGGATGAACAGGGTCTCGAGAACGATCGGATCGTCCTGGGTGCAGAGGGTGTCACCCGTGGTGGTGTTCTTCAGTCCGAGCACCGCACCGAGGTCGCCGGCACGCAGCGCGTCAACTTCCTCTCGGTCATCAGCTTTAAGCACCACCAGGCGGGAGATGCGTTCCTTCTCACCTTTGGTGGAGTTGAGCACGTAGCTGCCCTTCTCGAGGATGCCGGAGTACATCCGCACGAAGGTGAGCTTGCCGTAGGGATCGGCCATCACCTTGAAGGCGAGGGCACTGAAGGGGGCGCTGTCGTCGGACGGACGCACCGCTTCACTGCCGTCGGGAAGCACACCCTGGATGGGGGGAACGTCGACGGGAGCAGGCAGGTAGTCGATCACAGCGTCGAGCACCAGCTGCACACCTTTGTTCTTGAAGGCGGAGCCGCAGAGCATGGGCACCAGACCGTGCTTGAGCACGCCCTCACGGATGCCTTTCTTGAGCTCTTCAACGCTGAGTTCGCCGTTTTCGAGGAATTTCTCGATCAGCGCCTCATCGGTTTCGGCGACGGTTTCCATCAAGGTGTTCCGCCACTCGGCGACCTCGTCGGCCATGTCGGCCGGCACGTCGGCTTCTTCGATGTCGGTGCCGAGGTCGTTCTTATAGATGTACGCCTTGTTGGCGACGAGATCGATGATGCCGCTGAGCTCACCTTCGGCACCGAT comes from the Synechococcus sp. A15-62 genome and includes:
- a CDS encoding LON peptidase substrate-binding domain-containing protein, encoding MSDFSVRELPLFPLPDVVLFPQQLLPLHIFESRYRMLLQTVLETDKRFGIVRINPENGEMAEIGCCAEVLQHQTTEDGRSYIVSLGQQRFRLLNITRETPYRTGMVSWLEDEPVADTDQLNSLRDKVSEALSDVVQLTSKLQNREVELPDDLPDLPRELSFWISAHLDQAASEQQSLLELTDTHERLSQQFEMLDHTRRQLAARTVLMDLK
- the fusA gene encoding elongation factor G, whose amino-acid sequence is MARDFPLERVRNIGIAAHIDAGKTTTTERILFYSGVVHKIGEVHDGAAVTDWMAQERERGITITAAAISTSWQDHRINIIDTPGHVDFTIEVERSMRVLDGVIAVFCAVGGVQPQSETVWRQADRYSVPRMVFVNKMDRTGADFLKVHGQIKDRLKANAVPIQLPIGAEGELSGIIDLVANKAYIYKNDLGTDIEEADVPADMADEVAEWRNTLMETVAETDEALIEKFLENGELSVEELKKGIREGVLKHGLVPMLCGSAFKNKGVQLVLDAVIDYLPAPVDVPPIQGVLPDGSEAVRPSDDSAPFSALAFKVMADPYGKLTFVRMYSGILEKGSYVLNSTKGEKERISRLVVLKADDREEVDALRAGDLGAVLGLKNTTTGDTLCTQDDPIVLETLFIPEPVISVAVEPKTKGDMEKLSKALVALAEEDPTFRVNTDSETGQTVIAGMGELHLEILVDRMLREFKVEANIGAPQVSYRETIRGSAGGEGKFSRQTGGKGQYGHVVIEMEPGEPGSGFEFVNKIVGGVVPKEYIKPAEQGMKETCESGVIAGYPLIDVRCTLVHGSYHDVDSSEMAFKIAGSMAFKDGVKKCNPVLLEPMMKVEVEAPEDFLGSIIGDLSSRRGQVEGQSVEDGTSKISAKVPLAEMFGYATELRSMTQGRGIFSMEFDNYAEVPRNVAEAIISKNQGNS
- the tuf gene encoding elongation factor Tu; translated protein: MAREKFERNKPHVNIGTIGHVDHGKTTLTAAITNVLAKKGQAEVQNYADIDGAPEERERGITINTAHVEYETETRHYAHVDCPGHADYVKNMITGAAQMDGAILVCAATDGPMAQTKEHILLAKQVGVPALVVALNKCDMVDDEEIIELVEMEIRELLSSYDFPGDDIPVVQVSGLKAIEGEAEWEAKIEELMAAVDSSIPEPEREVDKPFLMAVEDVFSITGRGTVATGRIERGIVKVGEEIEIVGIKDTRKTTVTGVEMFRKLLDEGMAGDNVGLLLRGIQKEDIERGMVLVKPGSITPHTKFEGQVYVLKKEEGGRHTPFFAGYRPQFYIRTTDVTGQITAFTAEDGSNVEMVMPGDNIQMTGELICPVAIEQGMRFAIREGGRTIGAGVVSKIIE
- the rpsJ gene encoding 30S ribosomal protein S10, coding for MSTAIAQQKIRIRLKAFDRRMLDLSCEKIIETADNTAATAIGPIPLPTKRKIYCVLRSPHVDKDSREHFETRTHRRIIDIYSPSAKTIDALMKLDLPSGVDIEVKL